The uncultured Fusobacterium sp. sequence ATGGAAAATATGCTAATGATTTAAAAGAAACTGATAAAGGTGTAGGAAAAAATAACTCTAAATATGAAGCATATCTATTATCTACAGTCCAAGCAAACTATCAAGTTACACCTAACTTCTTAGTATATGCTGCTGCTGGTGCTGAATATAGAGATTGGACTAATAATTCTGATTCATCAGCTTCTAATTGGAGATGGCAACCAACTGCATTTGCTGGATTCAAAACTACATTCTAATAATAAAATATTTATATAATTTGAGGTGTTAATATTTAAATGTATTAACACCTTTTTTACTTTTTTGTAAAAAAATATGAGACAAATAAATTGAGTACTTGATAGATTCCAGATCATTTTTTTAATTATTAGGACATTTTAATTTCTATGTAATATACTATTATTAGATACTATGGATTAGTTTCACCAATATACTACTATTTGACAAAGAACCTTTTTAATATCTAAAATACAAAAAGAGACCGACATAAAGTCGGTCCCTAAACTATATTAGATATTTAAATCTATTATTGTTTTTCTGCAGTGAAGTCCATATTAGCAAGTCTGTTATATTGTCTCCATCTTCTTTGAGCTTCAAATTTATTCTTTTCGAATAATTCTTTAGCGTGAGCTGGGTTAGCTTTAGATAGAGTAGCATATCTAACTTCTCCTAATAGGTATTCTTCATATTTATCCCAGTTAGGTTCTTTACAATCTATTTGTAGTGGGTTTTTACCTTCTGCTTCAAGAGCTGGGTTGTATCTGAAGATTGGCCAGTATCCGCATTCAGTAGCAAGTTTCATTTCGCTTTGAACTTTAGACATACCTTTCTTTACACCGTGGTTGATACATGGAGCATAAGCTATGATTAGAGATGGTCCATTGTATGCTTCAGCTTCTTTAAGAGCTTTTAGATATTGTTGTTGGTTTGCACCCATACATACTTGTGCAACATAGATGTGTCCATAAGACATAGCAATTGCA is a genomic window containing:
- a CDS encoding thiamine pyrophosphate-dependent enzyme, which codes for VVLDTEVYSNTGGQASKSTPTGAIAKFAAAGKSVKKKDLAAIAMSYGHIYVAQVCMGANQQQYLKALKEAEAYNGPSLIIAYAPCINHGVKKGMSKVQSEMKLATECGYWPIFRYNPALEAEGKNPLQIDCKEPNWDKYEEYLLGEVRYATLSKANPAHAKELFEKNKFEAQRRWRQYNRLANMDFTAEKQ